Proteins encoded within one genomic window of Balaenoptera musculus isolate JJ_BM4_2016_0621 chromosome 12, mBalMus1.pri.v3, whole genome shotgun sequence:
- the DLL1 gene encoding delta-like protein 1, translated as MGRRCALALAVLSALLCQVWSSGVFELKLQEFVNKKGLLGNRNCCRGGAGPPPCACRTFFRVCLKHYQASVSPEPPCTYGSAVTPVLGVDSFSLPDGTGADPAFSNPIRFPFGFTWPGTFSLIIEALHTDSPDDLATENPERLISRLATQRHLTVGEEWSQDLHSSGRTDLKYSYRFVCDEHYFGEGCSVFCRPRDDAFGHFTCGERGEKVCNPGWKGQYCTEPICLPGCDEQHGFCDKPGECKCRVGWQGRYCDQCIRYPGCLHGTCQQPWQCNCQEGWGGLFCNQDLNYCTHHKPCKNGATCTNTGQGSYTCSCRPGYTGANCETEVDECSASPCRNGGSCTDLENSYSCTCPPGFYGRICELSAMVCADGPCFNGGRCSDNPKGGYTCRCPGGFSGFNCEKKMDSCSSSPCSNGAQCVDLGDAYVCRCQAGFSGRHCDDNLDDCASSPCANGGTCRDGANEYSCTCPPGYTGRNCSAPVSRCEQAPCHNGATCHERALRYLCECARGYGGPNCQFLLPPGPVVVDLTEQYAEGQAGPFPWVAVGAGVVLVLTLLLGCAAAVVCVRLRLQKRRPPADPCPAEAETMNNLANRQREKDISVSVIGATQIKNTNKKVDLHTEPGTEKNSLKACDPAVGYKLLQGLKGAAATGEPPSKRDAKCPPQGSAGEEKSAPTLRGGEAAERKRPDSVYSTSKDTKYQSVYVISEEKDECVIATEV; from the exons ATGGGCCGGCGGTGCGCCCTGGCCCTCGCCGTGCTCTCGGCCCTGCTGTGCCAG GTCTGGAGCTCCGGGGTGTTCGAGCTGAAGCTGCAGGAGTTCGTCAACAAGAAGGGGCTGCTGGGGAACCGCAACTGCTGCCGCGGGGGCGCGGGGCCGCCGCCGTGCGCCTGCAGGACTTTCTTCCGCGTGTGCCTCAAGCACTACCAGGCCAGCGTGTCCCCCGAGCCTCCCTGCACCTACGGCAGCGCCGTCACGCCGGTGCTGGGCGTCGACTCCTTCAGCCTCCCGGACGGCACGGGCGCGGACCCCGCCTTCAGCAACCCCATCCGCTTCCCCTTTGGCTTCACCTGGCCG ggAACCTTCTCTCTGATCATTGAAGCTCTCCACACTGATTCTCCTGATGACCTTGCAACag AGAACCCGGAAAGACTCATCAGCCGCCTGGCCACGCAGAGGCACCTGACGGTGGGCGAGGAGTGGTCCCAGGACCTGCACAGCAGCGGCCGCACAGACCTCAAGTATTCCTACCGGTTTGTGTGTGACGAACACTACTTTGGGGAGGGCTGCTCCGTCTTCTGCCGCCCCCGCGACGACGCCTTCGGCCACTTCACCtgcggggagagaggggagaaagtCTGCAACCCTGGCTGGAAAGGCCAGTACTGCACTGAGC CCATCTGCTTGCCGGGGTGCGATGAGCAGCATGGGTTTTGTGACAAGCCCGGGGAATGCAA GTGCAGAGTGGGCTGGCAGGGCCGGTACTGTGACCAGTGCATTCGGTACCCCGGCTGTCTCCATGGCACCTGCCAGCAGCCCTGGCAATGCAACTGCCAGGAAGGCTGGGGGGGCCTTTTCTGCAACCAGG ACCTGAACTACTGCACACACCATAAGCCCTGCAAGAATGGGGCCACCTGCACCAACACGGGCCAGGGAAGCTACACTTGCTCTTGCCGGCCTGGGTACACGGGGGCCAACTGCGAGACGGAGGTGGACGAGTGCAGTGCCAGCCCCTGCAGGAATGGAGGGAGCTGCACG GACCTCGAGAACAGCTACTCCTGCACCTGCCCGCCTGGCTTCTACGGCAGGATCTGCGAGCTGAGTGCCATGGTGTGTGCCGACGGCCCCTGCTTCAACGGGGGACGGTGCTCGGACAACCCCAAGGGAGGGTACACCTGCCGCTGCCCTGGGGGCTTCTCTGGCTTTAACTGTGAGAAGAAAATGGATTCCTGCAGTTCCTCACCCTGTTCCAATG GTGCACAGTGCGTAGACCTTGGCGATGCTTACGTCTGCCGCTGCCAGGCCGGCTTCTCTGGGAGGCATTGTGATGACAACCTGGACGACTGTGCCTCTTCCCCGTGTGCCAACGGCGGCACCTGCCGGGACGGCGCAAATGAGTATTCCTGCACCTGCCCCCCCGGGTACACGGGCAGGAACTGCAGCGCCCCCGTCAGCAGGTGTGAGCAGGCGCCCTGCCACAACGGGGCCACCTGCCACGAGCGGGCCCTCCGCTACCTGTGCGAGTGCGCCCGAGGCTACGGGGGCCCCAACTGCCAGTTCCTGCTGCCCCCGGGCCCTGTGGTGGTGGACCTCACCGAGCAGTACGCGGAGGGCCAAGCCGGCCCGTTCCCCTGGGTGGCCGTCGGCGCGGGCGTGGTCCTCGTCCTCACGCTGCTCCTGGGCTGCGCCGCCGCCGTGGTCTGCGTTCGGCTGAGGCTGCAGAAGCGCCGGCCGCCCGCCGACCCCTGCCCGGCGGAGGCAGAGACCATGAATAACCTGGCCAACCGCCAGCGGGAGAAGGACATCTCTGTCAGCGTCATCGGGGCCACGCAGATCAAGAACACCAACAAGAAGGTGGATCTCCACACGGAGCCCGGCACCGAGAAGAACAGCCTCAAGGCTTGCGACCCCGCCGTGGGCTATAAGCTGCTGCAGGGCCTCAAGGGTGCCGCTGCCACCGGGGAGCCCCCCAGCAAGCGTGATGCCAAGTGCCCGCCCCAGGGCTCTGCGGGGGAGGAGAAGAGCGCCCCGACCCTCCGGGG TGGAGAAGCAGCTGAAAGAAAAAGGCCGGACTCTGTGTACTCCACTTCGAAAGACACAAAGTACCAGTCGGTGTACGTCATATCCGAGGAGAAGGACGAGTGTGTCATTGCAACTGAG GTGTAA